In one window of Flavobacterium ginsengisoli DNA:
- a CDS encoding DUF4960 domain-containing protein has product MKKALNKYWTKVSIVFAMIFMITACENSFETGGFDVSSPSNVLSFKLNGVSGSIDQAAGKITVVMPYGSDITAIKPEVVFVEGATSNPELNSAMNFTNPVKFRVVNGNLYKDYTVTTTVLSPIKSFTINGVAATVNDISKTINMTLPENTDLTALKPVIETTAGVTISPASGATVDFTNAVTFVITSNGKSVNYTANVGVPVTGLTVAFLGTAATRSGITNMDEVTASNWLFDNFPGAKYISFESIQNGADLSDIDVIWWHFDSVANLPSVAYNPAVTNALKNFRTNGGNLLLTSFASQYVDALGIVPSGKGPNNVFGDFPPNGFVDGNSWGMSFVGHEGHPIFQGLTTFEAGKANLLQSGTFRLNHTAWWFLPEWGGYNNGEGWRNQTGGTNLASEAWDNELNGRVTIAEFPNTSTNKNVIVISMGAYDWYNETNSSGVPSQANEFITNIKLLTQNSINYLAAK; this is encoded by the coding sequence ATGAAAAAAGCTTTAAATAAATATTGGACCAAAGTGTCTATAGTATTCGCAATGATTTTTATGATTACTGCCTGCGAGAATAGTTTTGAAACTGGCGGATTTGATGTGAGTTCGCCTTCAAATGTACTTTCATTCAAATTGAATGGAGTTTCAGGAAGCATTGATCAGGCAGCAGGAAAAATTACTGTTGTAATGCCTTACGGGTCTGATATAACAGCCATAAAACCGGAAGTTGTTTTTGTAGAAGGTGCGACATCAAATCCAGAATTAAATTCGGCGATGAATTTTACAAATCCGGTAAAATTCAGAGTGGTTAACGGTAATTTATATAAAGATTATACAGTGACTACAACCGTTTTGAGTCCAATTAAGAGTTTTACAATTAATGGAGTTGCAGCGACTGTAAACGACATTAGCAAAACCATTAATATGACGCTTCCTGAAAATACTGATTTAACAGCGCTTAAACCAGTAATTGAAACAACTGCTGGTGTTACGATTTCACCTGCTTCAGGAGCAACAGTTGATTTTACAAATGCAGTTACTTTTGTAATAACATCAAACGGAAAAAGCGTTAATTATACCGCAAATGTTGGAGTTCCGGTAACAGGATTAACTGTGGCGTTTTTAGGAACTGCGGCTACAAGATCAGGAATTACAAATATGGATGAAGTTACGGCTTCGAACTGGTTGTTTGATAACTTTCCAGGAGCTAAATATATTTCTTTCGAAAGTATACAAAACGGTGCCGATTTAAGTGATATTGACGTCATTTGGTGGCATTTTGATTCGGTCGCCAATTTACCTTCTGTAGCTTATAATCCTGCGGTTACAAATGCATTGAAAAATTTCAGAACAAATGGAGGAAATCTGTTGTTGACTTCATTTGCTTCACAATATGTTGATGCTTTAGGAATTGTTCCGTCAGGAAAAGGACCAAATAATGTTTTTGGTGACTTTCCTCCAAACGGATTTGTAGACGGAAATTCATGGGGAATGTCATTCGTTGGTCATGAAGGTCATCCAATATTCCAAGGTCTAACCACTTTTGAAGCTGGAAAAGCCAATTTACTGCAAAGTGGAACTTTCAGATTAAATCATACAGCGTGGTGGTTTTTACCGGAATGGGGAGGCTACAACAATGGAGAAGGTTGGAGAAACCAAACAGGAGGAACCAATCTGGCAAGTGAAGCGTGGGATAATGAACTTAACGGAAGAGTAACCATTGCAGAATTTCCAAATACAAGCACAAATAAAAATGTAATTGTTATCTCGATGGGAGCTTACGATTGGTACAATGAAACCAATAGCAGCGGAGTGCCAAGTCAGGCAAACGAGTTTATTACAAATATCAAACTGTTGACACAAAATAGTATCAATTATCTAGCGGCAAAATAA
- a CDS encoding glycoside hydrolase family 32 protein, producing the protein MKYRNIITIASVFFSLVSCSQDETYIGGSISGGNSEITSVFPVPPAQWMGTNDPYYSAGYTGDIMPFFDNGKFHIYFLHDAQNKPAGKGFHDIHEYQSTDLAHFTYEGQTIPYGTTLEPDFAIGTGSVVKVGNLYYFYYTGHNENPAFVQSNARESVLCATSNDLKKWTKVPSFKITAPAGYYNYDFRDPHVFYNDELKKYSMLVSTQTEPGRKAVLLHFTIADPASGKWDVEAPIYTTTPEDNYLMMECADIFKMGSNWYLIFSENWSGNKGTHYRISSSINGPWIKPENDRIDGEYFYAGKTASDGNKRYVFGWNARKTPENDLGNKDWAGNMVIHELIQNSDGTLGTQSPKSVKDLFSKKNATAEVNAISANATANNGTYSLSGETEKAMVTFKSVGKKVKIKAEITLAKANGTAGFVFHTNDTGSYYKVVLDIANGKISGYNSASQEVTSLPFAFQINTKYDVEVIAEGSVVVFYINGKAALTNRIYGRDKNKWGLIAEGQTSTISNLQVTQPE; encoded by the coding sequence ATGAAATATAGAAATATAATCACAATCGCCTCTGTTTTCTTTTCGCTGGTTTCGTGTAGTCAGGATGAAACGTATATTGGAGGTTCGATTTCGGGAGGGAATTCTGAAATAACAAGTGTTTTTCCTGTTCCGCCGGCGCAATGGATGGGCACGAACGATCCTTATTACAGCGCGGGTTATACGGGAGATATTATGCCTTTTTTCGATAACGGAAAATTTCATATTTATTTTCTGCATGATGCACAAAATAAACCTGCCGGAAAAGGATTTCATGATATTCATGAATACCAAAGCACAGATTTGGCACATTTTACTTATGAAGGTCAAACCATTCCGTATGGTACAACGCTTGAACCTGATTTTGCTATTGGCACAGGATCAGTTGTCAAAGTGGGTAATCTCTATTATTTTTATTATACAGGGCACAACGAAAATCCGGCTTTTGTGCAGTCGAATGCCAGAGAAAGTGTTTTATGTGCAACAAGCAACGATTTGAAAAAATGGACAAAAGTTCCGTCTTTTAAAATTACAGCTCCTGCAGGATATTACAATTATGATTTCAGAGATCCGCACGTGTTTTATAATGATGAATTGAAAAAATATTCAATGTTAGTAAGCACACAGACAGAACCAGGAAGAAAAGCTGTTTTGTTACATTTTACAATCGCAGATCCTGCATCGGGAAAATGGGATGTTGAAGCTCCAATTTATACCACAACTCCTGAAGATAATTATCTGATGATGGAATGTGCGGATATTTTCAAAATGGGAAGCAATTGGTATTTAATTTTTTCTGAGAATTGGAGCGGAAACAAAGGAACGCATTACAGAATTTCATCATCAATCAATGGGCCATGGATAAAACCTGAGAATGACAGAATTGACGGAGAATATTTTTATGCAGGAAAAACAGCTTCTGACGGAAATAAAAGATATGTTTTTGGATGGAATGCCAGAAAAACACCTGAAAATGATTTAGGAAACAAGGATTGGGCTGGAAATATGGTTATTCATGAATTGATTCAGAATTCAGATGGAACTTTAGGAACGCAATCACCGAAATCGGTTAAGGATTTATTTTCGAAAAAGAATGCTACTGCAGAAGTAAATGCCATTTCAGCAAATGCAACAGCTAATAATGGAACTTATTCTTTATCTGGAGAAACAGAAAAAGCAATGGTTACTTTTAAAAGCGTTGGAAAGAAAGTTAAAATAAAAGCCGAAATCACTTTAGCGAAAGCTAACGGAACAGCCGGATTTGTTTTTCATACCAATGATACAGGAAGTTATTATAAAGTAGTTTTGGATATTGCTAATGGAAAAATAAGCGGTTATAATTCGGCTTCACAGGAAGTAACAAGCTTGCCTTTTGCTTTTCAGATAAATACAAAATATGATGTTGAAGTAATTGCTGAAGGAAGTGTTGTAGTCTTTTATATCAACGGAAAAGCAGCGCTCACCAATCGCATTTATGGGAGAGACAAAAATAAATGGGGTTTAATTGCAGAAGGGCAAACAAGTACAATTTCAAACCTTCAGGTAACGCAGCCCGAATAA
- a CDS encoding PfkB family carbohydrate kinase has translation MNKGKNLKAMAYGEVLWDVFANEKKIGGAPLNVALRMKTLGCEVAMISCVGNDEDGKAIKSQIKELGLETDTIVVSQDFPTGLVNVTLNERGSATYEINYPAAWDKIVLNDLAKTTVAEADVLIYGSLVCRDTVSRNALEELLQNDVYKVFDVNLRKPHYTYQILEELMQSADFIKFNDEELLEIAKKMNSPFKTLEENMAFIEEKTKATAMCVTKGKHGALLLWKGKIYENGGYPIEVADTVGAGDSFLASFNHFIIK, from the coding sequence ATGAATAAGGGAAAAAACCTTAAGGCGATGGCATACGGAGAGGTTCTTTGGGATGTCTTTGCCAATGAAAAAAAGATTGGCGGAGCTCCATTGAATGTGGCCTTACGCATGAAAACGTTAGGTTGCGAAGTAGCCATGATAAGCTGTGTAGGAAATGACGAAGATGGAAAGGCAATAAAAAGTCAAATAAAAGAGCTTGGGCTTGAAACAGATACGATTGTAGTGTCACAAGATTTTCCAACGGGTTTGGTCAATGTTACATTAAATGAACGTGGATCGGCAACGTATGAAATAAATTATCCGGCAGCTTGGGATAAAATTGTTTTGAATGATTTAGCAAAAACTACCGTTGCAGAAGCAGATGTACTGATTTACGGAAGTTTGGTTTGCCGTGACACGGTTTCGAGAAATGCTCTAGAAGAATTGCTTCAAAATGATGTTTATAAAGTATTTGATGTGAATTTAAGAAAACCGCATTATACTTATCAAATCTTAGAAGAACTTATGCAATCAGCCGACTTTATTAAATTTAATGATGAAGAATTACTTGAGATCGCAAAAAAGATGAATTCTCCTTTTAAAACTTTGGAAGAAAACATGGCTTTTATTGAAGAAAAAACGAAAGCCACAGCGATGTGTGTTACCAAAGGAAAACATGGAGCTTTACTGTTATGGAAAGGGAAAATCTATGAAAATGGAGGTTACCCAATTGAAGTTGCAGATACTGTTGGTGCAGGAGATTCTTTCTTAGCGAGCTTTAATCACTTCATTATTAAATAG
- a CDS encoding Lrp/AsnC family transcriptional regulator, which produces MAKLNKNENTDYLDREIIQKLSENSRIAFSDLAKELNISNSLVHLRVKKLQESGVITGFSVKLDPKMMGFETTTYTGIVTKEAHFSYSIANKLKEIPEVVECHWVSGNYALFIKIVAANNEELRKILYEQIHQIEGVGSTDSFFSFGSAFEKNLPI; this is translated from the coding sequence ATGGCAAAGCTCAATAAGAACGAAAATACTGATTATTTAGATCGAGAAATTATTCAAAAGCTCAGCGAGAACAGTAGAATTGCTTTTTCAGATTTAGCAAAAGAATTAAACATTTCTAATTCATTAGTCCATTTAAGAGTTAAAAAATTGCAAGAAAGTGGAGTAATAACAGGTTTTTCTGTGAAATTAGATCCTAAAATGATGGGTTTTGAAACCACAACTTATACCGGAATAGTGACCAAAGAAGCACATTTTTCGTATTCGATTGCGAACAAACTCAAAGAAATTCCTGAAGTGGTAGAATGCCATTGGGTTTCTGGAAATTATGCTTTGTTCATTAAGATTGTTGCGGCAAATAATGAGGAGCTCCGCAAAATCTTATATGAACAAATTCATCAAATTGAAGGCGTAGGAAGCACTGATTCTTTTTTCTCTTTTGGTTCTGCATTTGAAAAAAACCTGCCAATCTAA
- a CDS encoding DUF1338 domain-containing protein, protein MKNNQLLTKLWEQYIDITPSALKIHELLEEKGEEIKNDHIAIRTFNDKRINIEVLEKAFLNVGYEAKGEYYFETKKLYAKHYENALDKDAPRIFISELELEKCSAELQETVRQLLDSCDQNAFNDPNLILSGAVWNGNSQAVYKSLLEESEYAAWMYVYGFRANHFTINTNALKGFQTLEELNNFLEDNGWKLNASGGKIKGTPEQLLEQSSTLADLYDIDFKEGTLKVPSCYYEFALRYPMANGELYQGFVASSADKIFESTDVKLQKSI, encoded by the coding sequence ATGAAGAACAATCAACTACTTACAAAGCTATGGGAGCAATATATCGATATAACTCCATCGGCACTGAAAATACATGAGTTGTTAGAAGAGAAAGGTGAAGAAATAAAAAATGACCATATTGCAATTCGAACTTTTAACGATAAACGTATCAACATCGAAGTATTAGAAAAAGCTTTTCTAAATGTAGGATATGAGGCAAAAGGCGAATATTATTTTGAAACCAAAAAGCTGTATGCTAAACATTATGAAAATGCTTTGGATAAAGACGCTCCTAGAATTTTTATTTCGGAATTGGAATTAGAAAAATGTTCTGCAGAATTGCAGGAAACAGTGCGACAACTTTTAGACAGCTGTGATCAAAATGCATTTAATGATCCGAATCTGATTTTAAGCGGAGCAGTTTGGAATGGAAATTCACAAGCGGTTTACAAATCGCTGTTAGAAGAATCTGAATATGCGGCATGGATGTATGTTTATGGTTTTAGAGCAAATCATTTCACTATAAACACAAATGCATTAAAAGGATTTCAAACATTAGAAGAATTAAATAACTTTTTAGAAGATAATGGTTGGAAACTTAACGCTTCTGGCGGAAAAATTAAAGGAACTCCAGAACAATTATTAGAACAATCTAGCACATTAGCAGATTTATACGATATAGATTTTAAAGAAGGTACACTAAAAGTGCCATCATGTTATTATGAATTTGCCCTTCGTTATCCTATGGCAAATGGAGAATTATATCAAGGTTTTGTAGCATCATCAGCAGATAAGATTTTTGAAAGTACTGATGTAAAACTTCAAAAATCGATTTAA
- a CDS encoding aldehyde dehydrogenase family protein produces the protein MKIEELKATIQEALKELNIKDVNEGTSTGLNNFSDGEILESYSPVDGQLIGKIKTSSPANYEKVMEVASVAFKEFRLMPAPQRGEIVRQFGEKLRKNKEALGKLVSYEMGKSLQEGYGEVQEMIDICDFAVGLSRQLHGLTMHSERPGHRMYEQYHSLGVVGIISAFNFPVAVWAWNAALAWVCGDVCVWKPSEKTPLCAIACQNIMAEVIKENNLPEGISCLVNGNYSIGELLTNDKRIPLISATGSTRMGKTVAQVVAGRLGKSLLELGGNNAIIVTPDADLKMTIIGAVFGAVGTAGQRCTSTRRLIIHESIYDKVKDALISAYKQLRIGNPLDEKNHVGPLIDTQAVEMYEKALKQVVTQGGKILVEGGVLSGEGYESGCYVKPAIAEAENTFEIVQHETFAPVLYLLKYSGTVENAIEIQNGVVQGLSSAIMTNNLREAELFLSVTGSDCGIANVNIGTSGAEIGGAFGGEKETGGGRESGSDAWKIYMRRQTNTINYTTSLPLAQGIKFDL, from the coding sequence ATGAAAATCGAAGAATTAAAAGCTACAATACAAGAAGCTTTAAAGGAATTAAATATAAAAGACGTTAACGAAGGAACTTCGACAGGGCTTAATAATTTTTCAGATGGAGAAATTTTAGAAAGCTATTCTCCTGTTGATGGCCAATTAATAGGAAAAATTAAAACATCATCTCCTGCTAATTACGAAAAAGTAATGGAAGTGGCGAGTGTTGCTTTTAAGGAATTCAGATTAATGCCAGCGCCACAGCGAGGCGAGATTGTTCGTCAGTTTGGCGAAAAATTGCGTAAAAACAAAGAAGCGTTGGGCAAATTGGTTTCGTACGAAATGGGCAAATCATTGCAGGAAGGTTACGGAGAAGTTCAGGAAATGATCGACATCTGCGATTTTGCTGTTGGACTTTCGCGTCAATTGCATGGATTGACAATGCATTCAGAGAGACCTGGACACAGAATGTACGAACAATATCATTCTTTAGGAGTTGTCGGGATTATTTCTGCATTTAATTTTCCAGTGGCTGTTTGGGCTTGGAATGCTGCTTTGGCATGGGTTTGCGGTGATGTTTGCGTTTGGAAACCATCTGAAAAAACACCACTTTGTGCAATTGCATGTCAAAATATAATGGCTGAAGTTATTAAAGAAAACAATCTTCCAGAAGGTATTTCTTGTTTGGTTAACGGAAATTATAGCATAGGAGAACTGTTAACCAATGACAAACGTATTCCGTTAATTTCTGCTACAGGATCTACTCGAATGGGTAAAACTGTCGCGCAGGTAGTCGCAGGGCGTTTAGGAAAATCATTGCTAGAATTAGGTGGAAATAACGCAATCATTGTAACGCCCGATGCCGATTTAAAAATGACAATTATAGGTGCCGTTTTTGGTGCCGTTGGAACAGCTGGACAAAGATGTACTTCTACACGTCGTTTAATTATTCACGAAAGTATTTATGATAAGGTAAAAGATGCTCTTATCTCGGCATACAAACAATTGCGAATCGGAAATCCTTTAGATGAAAAAAATCATGTTGGTCCTCTGATTGATACGCAAGCAGTAGAAATGTATGAGAAAGCTTTGAAACAAGTCGTTACACAAGGAGGTAAAATTCTTGTTGAAGGCGGAGTGCTTTCTGGTGAAGGATATGAAAGTGGCTGTTATGTAAAACCTGCAATTGCAGAGGCAGAGAATACTTTTGAAATTGTACAGCATGAAACTTTCGCTCCTGTTTTATACCTATTAAAATATTCAGGTACAGTTGAAAATGCTATAGAAATCCAGAATGGAGTAGTGCAAGGATTGTCTTCTGCAATTATGACAAATAATTTAAGAGAAGCAGAATTGTTTTTATCTGTTACTGGTTCTGATTGTGGAATTGCAAACGTGAACATCGGGACATCTGGTGCCGAAATTGGTGGAGCTTTTGGTGGAGAAAAGGAAACCGGTGGAGGACGTGAATCTGGATCTGATGCATGGAAAATTTACATGAGAAGACAAACCAATACAATCAATTATACTACGAGCTTGCCATTAGCGCAAGGAATAAAATTCGATTTGTAG
- a CDS encoding SusC/RagA family TonB-linked outer membrane protein, translating into MNRKLIRRLYFIPLLLCLWLPNINFAQAQKTISGKVTDDKNNTLPGVSISIKDSKFNATTDIDGNYTLVYSSTLENPVIVFSYVGFTGISEEVNNRKELNVVMQEETNKLNEVVIIGYGSQKKSNVTGAISTVKKESLETRATTSPAEALQGLVAGVNVQKSGGVAGASVSVKIRGVNTFGATEPLYIIDGFQGSINTINPTNIESMEVLKDGAAAAIYGSVAANGVIIVTTKNGQKEGVKVDFSSFLSITNPSKTLDLLDADGYKTVNKRMYDEYNKYATSPKPLPAYITAPSDTNTDWQDEVFRSGLTQNYGLGIQGRQGDFKFALYGNYVKQKGIVIDNEFGQQTGSARVSFKKSIFDIDGKMAYMGTQNALPNFQLKEVYTMSPLVPVYDSSEEYGYGLSNKNGLPAGTNPVAEEHFRKSNDIGQDITANIATTANIAPWLKYKLAYSYRVKNNQQTAHFPPYIANPKEVHLYPMQTELRTTWNEQILDNIITIDKTFGKHVFGLMLGNTFNSQASNWNQVSVEGKTTDYTVENGQLVSIDRPSGFLDPSFETIGAGKGGTYSADGSKFQYNRVSFFSRLNYSYNDRYLLQVTVRKDGSSKFGEDSRWGTFPSIALGWKIEQEDFFPKDMILSTLKLRASWGQLGNEAALGYYSANTLIKTGNTLGNGYVQGIGSNPWPGSIATALENRNLQWETTDSKNIGIDYTLLKGKISGSMNYYHNVTDNLLITKKLAPSAGIDDPVLNVGKISNSGFEFEVNYRDQVNEFKYNAGLNLTTLKNRVEELANDGQTIYGEGLKYGDEHFPTQARVGSPISGFYLYKTDGIFQSADEVAAHNKNGVLLQPNAKPGDIRFKDLNGDGVIDEKDKAYAGTGLPKLEVNLSLGASYKGFDFSALIGSGWGNKLYNGNRYFYESMNSGTNMLASTLNSWTPENHSNIPRAVLQDPNGNSRESDRFLESGDFIRMRQLQLGYTIPSKMLGKAKIDKLRIYISAENLFTITNYSGIDPEFSRASVIDTGVDRFVYPFTRSFVSGIQYIF; encoded by the coding sequence ATGAACAGAAAACTAATTAGGAGACTTTATTTTATTCCTTTACTGCTATGTTTGTGGTTACCAAACATCAATTTTGCGCAAGCGCAAAAGACTATTTCAGGAAAAGTTACAGACGATAAAAATAATACGTTGCCTGGCGTAAGTATTTCTATCAAAGATTCTAAATTTAATGCGACAACGGATATTGATGGAAATTATACGTTGGTGTATTCATCGACTTTAGAAAATCCAGTTATCGTTTTTTCTTATGTAGGATTTACAGGAATAAGCGAAGAGGTAAATAATCGCAAAGAACTTAATGTGGTTATGCAGGAAGAAACCAATAAACTGAATGAAGTTGTCATTATTGGTTATGGTTCGCAAAAGAAAAGTAATGTTACAGGAGCCATTTCTACCGTTAAAAAAGAAAGCCTAGAAACGCGTGCGACAACAAGTCCAGCAGAAGCACTTCAAGGCTTAGTTGCAGGGGTGAATGTGCAAAAAAGCGGTGGTGTTGCAGGTGCCTCTGTGAGCGTGAAAATTCGTGGAGTAAATACATTTGGAGCAACAGAACCGCTTTATATTATTGACGGATTTCAGGGATCTATCAATACTATTAACCCAACAAATATAGAATCGATGGAGGTTCTTAAAGATGGTGCTGCGGCTGCAATTTACGGATCTGTCGCTGCCAATGGTGTAATTATCGTAACCACAAAAAATGGACAGAAAGAAGGAGTAAAAGTAGATTTTAGTTCTTTTTTAAGTATCACAAACCCATCTAAAACATTAGATTTATTAGATGCTGATGGTTACAAAACGGTTAATAAAAGAATGTATGACGAATACAATAAATATGCAACTTCTCCAAAACCGCTTCCAGCCTATATTACTGCACCGTCTGATACAAATACAGATTGGCAGGACGAAGTTTTCCGTTCTGGACTTACACAAAATTATGGTTTAGGAATTCAAGGAAGACAAGGAGATTTCAAATTTGCACTTTATGGTAATTACGTAAAGCAAAAAGGTATTGTAATAGATAACGAATTTGGTCAGCAAACAGGTAGTGCGAGAGTGAGTTTCAAAAAATCGATTTTTGACATTGATGGAAAAATGGCTTATATGGGAACGCAAAATGCATTGCCTAATTTCCAGTTAAAAGAAGTATATACAATGTCTCCTTTGGTTCCAGTTTATGACTCATCAGAGGAATATGGCTATGGATTGTCAAATAAAAATGGTTTGCCAGCAGGTACAAATCCAGTTGCTGAAGAGCATTTTAGAAAAAGCAATGATATAGGACAGGATATAACGGCAAATATTGCGACAACAGCAAACATCGCACCTTGGTTAAAATACAAACTGGCTTATTCTTACCGTGTGAAAAACAACCAGCAAACGGCTCATTTTCCACCTTATATTGCAAATCCTAAGGAAGTGCATCTTTATCCGATGCAAACAGAATTAAGAACTACTTGGAATGAGCAAATATTAGACAATATTATCACGATTGATAAAACCTTCGGGAAACATGTTTTTGGTTTAATGCTTGGTAATACTTTTAATAGTCAGGCATCAAACTGGAATCAGGTTAGTGTTGAAGGTAAGACAACAGATTATACAGTAGAAAACGGACAACTAGTTTCTATCGATCGTCCGTCAGGATTTCTTGATCCTAGTTTTGAAACAATTGGTGCCGGAAAAGGAGGAACGTATTCTGCCGACGGTTCAAAATTTCAATACAACAGAGTATCTTTCTTTAGCAGGTTAAATTACTCTTACAACGATCGTTACTTACTTCAAGTAACAGTTAGAAAAGATGGTTCTTCTAAATTTGGAGAAGACAGCCGTTGGGGAACTTTCCCATCTATTGCTTTAGGATGGAAAATCGAGCAAGAAGATTTCTTTCCAAAAGACATGATTCTTTCTACTTTAAAATTAAGAGCAAGCTGGGGACAATTGGGTAACGAAGCGGCTTTAGGTTATTATTCTGCAAATACATTAATTAAAACAGGTAATACTTTAGGAAACGGTTATGTTCAAGGTATAGGAAGCAATCCTTGGCCAGGAAGTATTGCAACAGCATTAGAAAATAGAAATTTGCAATGGGAAACCACAGATTCTAAAAACATCGGTATCGATTATACGCTATTAAAAGGAAAAATCAGCGGTTCGATGAACTATTACCATAATGTTACAGACAACTTATTGATTACGAAAAAACTTGCTCCATCTGCCGGAATCGATGATCCAGTTCTTAACGTAGGTAAAATTAGCAACAGCGGATTCGAATTTGAAGTAAATTACCGTGATCAAGTTAATGAATTTAAATATAATGCAGGATTAAACCTTACTACGCTTAAAAATAGGGTAGAAGAATTGGCAAACGACGGACAAACTATTTACGGAGAAGGATTAAAATACGGAGACGAACACTTTCCAACTCAGGCTCGCGTTGGAAGTCCAATTAGCGGATTCTATTTATACAAAACAGATGGTATTTTCCAATCTGCTGACGAAGTTGCCGCACATAACAAAAATGGAGTTTTATTACAGCCAAACGCTAAACCTGGAGACATTCGTTTCAAAGATTTGAACGGAGATGGTGTTATCGATGAAAAAGATAAAGCTTATGCAGGAACAGGATTGCCAAAACTAGAAGTAAACCTTAGCTTAGGTGCAAGTTACAAAGGATTTGATTTTTCTGCTTTGATAGGAAGCGGTTGGGGCAATAAGTTATACAACGGAAACAGATATTTCTATGAGTCTATGAATTCAGGAACAAATATGCTGGCTTCTACACTTAATTCATGGACACCAGAAAATCATAGTAATATACCACGTGCCGTATTGCAAGATCCTAACGGAAACAGTCGTGAATCAGATCGTTTTCTTGAAAGCGGAGACTTCATCAGAATGCGCCAATTGCAACTTGGGTATACTATTCCAAGCAAAATGTTAGGCAAAGCAAAAATTGATAAACTTAGAATTTATATAAGCGCCGAGAACTTGTTTACTATCACCAATTACTCAGGTATCGATCCTGAATTCTCACGAGCTTCAGTAATTGATACTGGTGTAGACCGTTTTGTTTATCCATTTACAAGATCATTTGTTTCTGGTATTCAGTATATATTTTAA